GGGCCATGGTGGCCGCGCGCGGCAATGGCCGCAGCAGGTGCGGCCTGACAGCGATCCCGCGACCGTGGGCGACGAGGCGGTGCTGCTGGCGCGCCACACCGCTGCGCCGATCGCCGTGGGCCCGGATCGTCACACGGCCGCCGAGGCGCTCATCCGCCACCAGGGCTGCGATCTGATCCTGAGCGACGACGGCCTGCAACATTACGCGTTGCGGCGGGATATCGAAATCGCGGTCATCGACGGTATCCGCCGTCACGGCAATGGTTATTGCCTGCCCGCCGGGCCGTTGCGCGAACCAATCTCGCGGTTGCGCGACGTGGACATCATCGTGACCCACGGCATCGCCGGCCGTGGCGAATTCCCGATGAAATATGCCCCCGGCGTTCTGCAACCGGTTGCGCGCAGTTCGCGATCACGCCAGCATGCCACGCCCGGGCCCCAGGAGGTGCACGCCGTGGCCGGCATCGGCAATCCGGATGATTTCTTCCATTTATTGCGCGCGCTCGGCTATCAGCCGCGCTGCCACAGGTTTGCGGATCATCATGTGTTCCGGCGCGAGGAGATTAACTTCAATGATGACCTGCCGGTCATCATGACCGAGAAGGACGCGGTAAAATGCGAACGCTTCGCCGGGATGGAGCATTGGTATCTGCCCATCGAGGCGGAATTACCCGCCGTCTTCGAACGGCGCCTGCTGGAACTGCTGAGGAGGAAGGGATATGGACGCCAAGCTGCTGGAGATCCTGGTCTGCCCCGTGACCAAGGGGCCCTTGATTTACGATAAAGAGAAACAGGAATTGATTTCGCGCTCGGCCCGCCTGGCCTATCCGATCAAGGATGGCATCCCGGTGATGCTTGAAGATGAGGCGCGTACACTGACGGACGAGGAGATGGAACGTCTTGCCAAATAACACGGGCAGTGCATCCCCGACTCCATGAAGTTCAAAGTCATCATTCCTGCGCGTTACGACTCCACCCGGCTGCCCGGTAAACCGCTGCTGGATCTGGGTGGCAGGCCGCTCATCCAGCGCGTTCACGAACGGGCGCTGGAAAGCGGTGCCGAGGCGGTGGTAATCGCGACCGATGACGAGCGCATCAGGACAGCGGCGGAGAAATTTGGTGCCCGCGCATGCATGACCGCGGCGACGCACGCCTCGGGCACCGATCGCATCGCGGAGGTGGTGCAGCGCGAGGGTTATGCCGACGACGACATCATCGTGAATCTGCAAGGTGACGAACCGTTGATGCCCGGACTCGCCATACGGCAGGTGGCGGAATTGCTGATGGCGGATTCCGCGGCCGACATGGCGACGCTCTGTGAGCGCATCACCGCGGTGCAGGACGTTTTCGACACCGCCGTGGTAAAGGTGGTGGCTGACGTGCAGGGCAGGGCATTGTATTTCAGCCGGGCATCCATCCCTTGGGATCGCATCCAGTTTGAAGGCGACACCACGGTCAACTGGTCGCTGTCACAAACATATTACCGGCACATCGGCATCTACGCCTATCGCGTGGGTTTTTTGAAGCGCTACGCCGCCCTGCCGCCCTGCGCCATGGAGCAGACCGAGAATCTGGAACAATTGCGAGCCCTCTATTATGGCGCGCACGTTGCAATTGCCGAGGCGGCGGAACCCACCGGCTTTGGCGTGGACACGCCCGCCGATCTGGAACGCCTGCGCCGGATATTGAGTTCAGTTTGATGCACGGCTGGCAGCCGCGATGAGGACCCCGCGATCCAGCCTGCCGTCGTGGAGGGCGGTGGCGACCAGGACACCATCCACATGCGCCTCTTCCAAGCGGAGCAAATCATCGATCCCGCGCACGCCGCCCGCTGCGTAAATCCGGTAGTGCCGTCCTTCAACGGGATGTTCCGTCAGTCGGCAATAGTGCGGACCGGCGCCGGTGCCGACGCGATCCAGTTCCATGACTAATACGGCATCCGGCCACAGTTCCGGATGATGTTCGAGCTCCGCCGGCCCGCGGAAGCGGCCTTGCAGGTAATCCAGCGACAAAATGTATGGTTTCCTGATCGTTTGTCGCAATGCCCGATACTTATCCAGGCTGCCGATGCTTTCACTGCCGAGAACGGGAGTGATGTTGCACCTGCCTTCCAGCCAGGCAAGCTCTTCCGGTTGCGAGAAGCCGGCGTCAAGCCAGAATGCGAGCTCTTGATGGTGGTCACAGAGCATAT
This DNA window, taken from Gammaproteobacteria bacterium, encodes the following:
- a CDS encoding HisA/HisF-related TIM barrel protein, whose protein sequence is MHIVPVIDIKAGQAVRAIAGQRRQYRPLTSKLCNSSELSAVLESLRSLYAFDTFYLADIDRIMGWGDNRATIDMLCDHHQELAFWLDAGFSQPEELAWLEGRCNITPVLGSESIGSLDKYRALRQTIRKPYILSLDYLQGRFRGPAELEHHPELWPDAVLVMELDRVGTGAGPHYCRLTEHPVEGRHYRIYAAGGVRGIDDLLRLEEAHVDGVLVATALHDGRLDRGVLIAAASRASN
- the lpxK gene encoding tetraacyldisaccharide 4'-kinase, encoding MGLSDRLQELWYQPHPLSAMLLPLSWIYSGAMLLRRQIYLTRLINPEALPAPVIVIGNITVGGTGKTPLVIWLHRFLSTQGYKPGIISRGHGGRARQWPQQVRPDSDPATVGDEAVLLARHTAAPIAVGPDRHTAAEALIRHQGCDLILSDDGLQHYALRRDIEIAVIDGIRRHGNGYCLPAGPLREPISRLRDVDIIVTHGIAGRGEFPMKYAPGVLQPVARSSRSRQHATPGPQEVHAVAGIGNPDDFFHLLRALGYQPRCHRFADHHVFRREEINFNDDLPVIMTEKDAVKCERFAGMEHWYLPIEAELPAVFERRLLELLRRKGYGRQAAGDPGLPRDQGALDLR
- a CDS encoding Trm112 family protein — protein: MDAKLLEILVCPVTKGPLIYDKEKQELISRSARLAYPIKDGIPVMLEDEARTLTDEEMERLAK
- the kdsB gene encoding 3-deoxy-manno-octulosonate cytidylyltransferase, with amino-acid sequence MKFKVIIPARYDSTRLPGKPLLDLGGRPLIQRVHERALESGAEAVVIATDDERIRTAAEKFGARACMTAATHASGTDRIAEVVQREGYADDDIIVNLQGDEPLMPGLAIRQVAELLMADSAADMATLCERITAVQDVFDTAVVKVVADVQGRALYFSRASIPWDRIQFEGDTTVNWSLSQTYYRHIGIYAYRVGFLKRYAALPPCAMEQTENLEQLRALYYGAHVAIAEAAEPTGFGVDTPADLERLRRILSSV